DNA from Elaeis guineensis isolate ETL-2024a chromosome 2, EG11, whole genome shotgun sequence:
GTTGGGATAAGAACAATTAgagctttttattctttttttggtAATGGTTTGTTTTCTTTAATGTACTTAAGTTACTTTAATTTGATATTTTCTGTATATACTTTTGAGTTCGTTAGCGGCATTACATGGAGAAATTTGTTGTTTATGTGGTAGACTAGTTTCATGAAGTTGTGTATGATCTTATCGGATTTAAGAATCAAACTCCACATGGTGAATCTGCAATTATTTTAGCTTTCTATCTGAACATCTATTTGAATACCTGAATGTTTCGATGCAATAATATAAATTAGGTATTATGCAATTTGTTTTCTTGTTATGCAGGCCTATTGCATCTGGAACTTTAATATCCATGTTTCCCTGTTTATACACCACTTATTACTGCAAGATGCAATAGATGCTAATCAGCTTTTAACAGTAACTTTTTTTGATGAACTTCAATTTTCACGGTGGTCTCATCTGCAGGTTAAGATGAAGTTACTGAACCTGGGGCATGCCCAGAGGTAGGTCAGTTTGCTAACTTATTTACTTTTGTGGATCTTAACTTGGAAATCACTAGGCTGTTTTCTGATAATATTTCCACCATCAAAATATTTCTGTTGATGAGATACTTTAGTTTATTGAGAATCATCTGTTGCACTTTATGCTGTTTAAATTGGAAATTGAGGTCCACAGTGAATCTTAAACTATCCCTTATGTTGTTCGAGAATCTCCCCCACCGCCATGCCTCGAACAAATATTAGCACTGGTCATGGGATGGTTAGCATTGGATTGATAGTTGATTGTCAAGACAATGCTAAATAGTGCTGCAGGATGTTCTTGATAAGCACCACAGTTACACAAGCATTGATATTGTTGCTGTTATTTTGATAAAAACTATGTTTTAATAATTCAAATGCTATAGAGGGTGCATGCACAATGATTTGTGTTGCAGAGATGGCTAAGTTGAGGTGGGTTTGTAATAAAGTTTGTTGTAACATGACAAACATCTGAGCTGAATTTCCTTGGCCATATGCAGTAATAAAAACCAGAGTCCACTAGAAAAAGGGTTATGACTTTCTTGACTTACTAACAGCGAGTCATGAGGGAGCAGGATCAACAAACTTGAAAATGAATGCATGTAATTAGTCTTGTTAGACGTGATCAGTTGGCCATGTTTATGAGTTGCTGATCTGTTCATCTTTTCATTGACTTTCTCTTgttcaataattttttgtttaTTATTAACTGTTAATTGCAAATTGTAATACATCAGTATTGGAAAGGAATCACTTAATGCAACCTAAATCCTTACTAAGTAATGGCAGGttttttttattacttttttaTTTCAGACTGAAACAGATGAGCATCCTTATTGGTTTATCAATATGCAATCTTATTATCTGCAATGAAGTCTAGAAATTCACTTATTAGTTATTATGTTCATTCTTGATCTGTAATGCCATAGGAAACTTGTTTTTATGCACTAATGTCTTCCTCAAGTCCCCTTTCAGCTCGTCTGAGgttttaaattaatatgatatgttgtctacaagcattgagtttcattaGCCCATCCTGTCATGTAGTGAGGAGACAAGGATGAAAATTGGCATGGGAGTGCGGAAAGGTTGGTACCGCCGCCGCAAGAGATTGTTGGTACAAGAAAAATGCTTGTTGAAATGGCAAAACTTGATTGCTGAAGCCTCTAGGAAGGGATATGCTGGTGAAAAGGAGCTGCATTGGCAGTCGTATGAATTTTTGGATGAACAATTGAAGGAGGAGTGGCTGGAGAGCATCGAGAAGAGAAAAACAATGCATAGGCCAAAAGGCAGCAAGAGAGCACCCAAATCCTCTGAGCAGCGGAGGAAGATCTCGGAGGCCATATCCGCCAAGTGGGCAGATCCTGTAAGGAAAAAAATTCTCTTTTAATCAAAATTTGCATCTCATTTTTAAACATAAAATCATTTATTTGATTATAATGTTGTCTATCTGCAACTGAGATGTTGTATGGTTATCTGTGATCCTCTATCAATTTCTACAAGGCTTACCGTGAGCGGGTTTGCACTGCACTAGCAAAGTATCATGACACGCGCATTGGGGTTGAAAGCAAACCAAGGAGAAAACCAATTTGTGAAGTTCCTGTTAGAAGGGAGTCCATGAAGAAGAGAGCTACTCAACCTGAAGGCATCAACAGCAAAGCAAATGTTATCAGGAAAGCAACATCTAGAAAACCCAGAAATGCCACTCCATCATACAAAGACCCAATGGCAAGATCCAAATTAGGGGTAATAAAGAAAATAAGAGAACAAAGGGAAGCAATGGAAGCCAGGAAGAGGGAAGCCACTGATAGAGCAAAGTATGACTCATTTTCTGTTTCTTATTTGGCCATCATCTTTATATGTATCAAGTGCAATCCCCTTGTGTCAGACGCCAATTATCATGTTCTAAATGTCAATATATTCATTATTAATTGATCAGGTTATTAATCGCTAAAGCAGAGGAGGCTGCAAAAGCTCTCGAGGTGGCTGCATTGAAAAGCCCTCTTGCACAAGCTTCACTTTTAGAAAGCAGGAAGCTGATAGCTGAGGCAAAATGGTACGTTGAAAGCACGGAGAATGGAAAATTTTCCCAGCTTAACAGTAGAGGTAATGCATCCTTCAGTTTTTGTGAACCGGCGAAACATGTACAGACTAGTTTGGGAGCTCTAAATAGTGATTCGGTATTAGATAAGAGGCTAGTAAATGGCAGCCATACCCTCTCTGTGAACAAGACTAACTGTATTGAGAATACCATCGACAAACTCAGACAGCAGAATGGCATGAAAAGCAGGGAGACCCTCTCAGCGGTCGACACTGTAGAAAACTTCACTGAGATAGGCCGAGATGATATTTCAATTAACTTACAGCAAAATAATGTTAGAGGACAATCACGCACTGCAGATCCACAAGAGGGTCAATCTGTGGTTAATGATTCCATTGGACATAGTCACTTGCAATACAGGGAAAACAAAGACAAAACTTTACAAATGGAGAGAGGGGACAGTTCCATAACCTCTGCAACCAAAGGAAAGAAAAGGTGGGTGCGAGGGAGGCTTGTTGAAGTTCAAGAGGACTGAGTGTTGTGTTTGTATATGGATGATGATTCCACGCATTTAGCACCAAGCAGGTTTTGGTTTTGTTTTGTGTCAGTTGCCTAACAGCTTTTTGATTTTGTGGATGTGGTCAGAGACCACATACATGAATTTGATCCATGTATCATTCTTACAGCTTTTGATCATATCGGTAAACTTCATATAACTTCTGTGAATGTTCTATTGCGAAGAAAGGCATCTCCAAGGCTCATTTTGTCTGGTAACATTAATTTGAGAGGCGAGCCATGAATTTTTGATGGATTGTTAGTCCCATAACTATTTCACTAATTCCTGATAAACCTGTTGAATGCTCTTATGATGCATATTGAAAACTTTAAGGATGGGATTGGGGAATTTCGACCATCGTATGCTTGCTCTCATGATACAATGGAGACAATTCTGAATTGTGACTGTTAATAACATCCACCATTAGTGTCACCTCTGTTGTAAGTAAATGGTTTGACAGTGAACTTTGCCTGCCCACCATGGTTGCAATAGGCTGTCAGGGCATCATCTTGCCCGGTTGTGTGACAGAGCAGCTCTatctgtttttctttttattttctttttttccttttttttttttggtggaaagtTGTCTGTAATTCTAAAAGGCAGGAGCAATTAGGGGTGAAAAGCTTTCAAGATATGAATGAATGATTGCTGGCAAAATGGGCTCGGAATTTTTCGCAAACTGAGAATAGCCTATGGAAGAGAATAATTCGAACTTATTATTATAGAAGAAGGATGGTCACGAGAAGTAGGAAGTCTCTATCTGGGCACTTGCCATCATGGAGGGATGTTAACAAGAGC
Protein-coding regions in this window:
- the LOC105054976 gene encoding uncharacterized protein isoform X1; this translates as MTPASCSSTCFPRRHVCEISEMFHKERIQLGSKVSDMFAAGAPRTQLLFHRKTSQGLSFEKEHRFGHSWIDHACSRKLDCKGWSLQKHHIPFIKAVANVAPNCLVPSEDDHKCNSNLLFGSDSYSQGYQSSNDDSSEQDDREKLRRMRISRSNIGRVPWNKGRKHSAGEESYSQLSTLDAETIQRIRERTRIAMQDPKVKMKLLNLGHAQSEETRMKIGMGVRKGWYRRRKRLLVQEKCLLKWQNLIAEASRKGYAGEKELHWQSYEFLDEQLKEEWLESIEKRKTMHRPKGSKRAPKSSEQRRKISEAISAKWADPAYRERVCTALAKYHDTRIGVESKPRRKPICEVPVRRESMKKRATQPEGINSKANVIRKATSRKPRNATPSYKDPMARSKLGVIKKIREQREAMEARKREATDRAKLLIAKAEEAAKALEVAALKSPLAQASLLESRKLIAEAKWYVESTENGKFSQLNSRGNASFSFCEPAKHVQTSLGALNSDSVLDKRLVNGSHTLSVNKTNCIENTIDKLRQQNGMKSRETLSAVDTVENFTEIGRDDISINLQQNNVRGQSRTADPQEGQSVVNDSIGHSHLQYRENKDKTLQMERGDSSITSATKGKKRWVRGRLVEVQED
- the LOC105054976 gene encoding uncharacterized protein isoform X2; this translates as MTPASCSSTCFPRRHVCEISEMFHKERIQLGSKVSDMFAAGAPRTQLLFHRKTSQGLSFEKEHRFGHSWIDHACSRKLDCKGWSLQKHHIPFIKAVANVAPNCLVPSEDDHKCNSNLLFGSDSYSQGYQSSNDDSSEQDDREKLRRMRISRSNIGRVPWNKGRKHSAETIQRIRERTRIAMQDPKVKMKLLNLGHAQSEETRMKIGMGVRKGWYRRRKRLLVQEKCLLKWQNLIAEASRKGYAGEKELHWQSYEFLDEQLKEEWLESIEKRKTMHRPKGSKRAPKSSEQRRKISEAISAKWADPAYRERVCTALAKYHDTRIGVESKPRRKPICEVPVRRESMKKRATQPEGINSKANVIRKATSRKPRNATPSYKDPMARSKLGVIKKIREQREAMEARKREATDRAKLLIAKAEEAAKALEVAALKSPLAQASLLESRKLIAEAKWYVESTENGKFSQLNSRGNASFSFCEPAKHVQTSLGALNSDSVLDKRLVNGSHTLSVNKTNCIENTIDKLRQQNGMKSRETLSAVDTVENFTEIGRDDISINLQQNNVRGQSRTADPQEGQSVVNDSIGHSHLQYRENKDKTLQMERGDSSITSATKGKKRWVRGRLVEVQED